A window of Streptomyces marispadix contains these coding sequences:
- a CDS encoding bifunctional polysaccharide deacetylase/glycosyltransferase family 2 protein, whose translation MRYLLPSVLLLVVVVMLLLRGYVHSEFLADHRVRPPAPTDSVPERVLDGGPVLDARGEQPVGHRVPDRKLVLTFDDGPDPEWTPKILDKLAEHRAHAVFFVTGIMTARHPELVRRMVAEGHEVGLHTFNHPDLSYQSTSRIERELAQSQLALAGAAGVHTSLFRPPYSSTADALDDKSWPVVREVARRGYITAFIDTDSRDWARPGVDEIVRRAEPRRPGEGAVVLMHDAGGDRSQTVAALDRLIPEMRARGYEFPRLTEALGAPGPHKRVHGPELWKGSAFVGAVGVSESVMGVLVVALIAAGVLVAARFAALLLLSTVHVRRVRRLDVRWRRVRRRGVRPRHGHGPEGGHDAGSGRPAVTAPVSVLVPAYNERECIANTVRSLAASDHPLEVLVIDDGSTDGTAEIVEALRLPAVRVLRQANAGKAAALNNGLRHACYDLIVMMDGDTVFEPTTVGELVQPFADGRVGAVAGNAKVGNRGRLIGAWQHIEYVMGFNLDRRMYDVLRCMPTIPGAVGAFRRQALERVGGMSDDTLAEDTDVTMALHRDGWRVVYEERARAWTEAPGSVRQLWSQRYRWSYGTMQAIWKHRRAVLERGPSGRFGRVGLPLVAMFTVIAPMLAPLIDVFLVYGLVFGPTLRTAAAWLGVLALQGACAAYAFRLDRERMAPLLTLPLQQLLYRQLMYVVLMQSWITALTGGRLSWQKLRRTGLLSAAPPGRAPAAGTVSAVVPDARQHAREQQHAREQHARERSAVG comes from the coding sequence CTGCGTTATCTGCTGCCGTCGGTCCTGCTGCTCGTCGTCGTGGTGATGCTGCTGCTGCGCGGCTACGTGCACAGCGAATTCCTCGCCGACCACCGGGTGCGCCCGCCTGCGCCCACCGATTCCGTGCCGGAGCGGGTGCTCGACGGCGGGCCGGTGCTCGACGCACGCGGCGAACAGCCCGTCGGGCACCGCGTACCGGACCGCAAGCTCGTGCTGACCTTCGACGACGGTCCCGACCCGGAGTGGACGCCGAAGATCCTCGACAAGCTCGCCGAACACCGCGCACACGCCGTCTTCTTCGTCACCGGCATCATGACGGCCCGCCACCCGGAACTGGTGCGGCGGATGGTCGCGGAGGGCCACGAGGTGGGGCTGCACACCTTCAACCACCCCGACCTCTCCTACCAGTCCACATCCCGCATCGAGCGTGAACTCGCCCAGAGCCAGCTCGCGTTGGCGGGCGCAGCAGGGGTGCATACGTCACTGTTCCGGCCGCCGTACTCCTCGACGGCCGACGCGCTCGACGACAAGTCGTGGCCCGTGGTCCGCGAGGTCGCCCGGCGCGGCTACATCACCGCGTTCATCGACACCGACAGCCGGGACTGGGCACGTCCCGGAGTCGACGAGATCGTGCGGCGTGCCGAGCCACGGCGGCCCGGCGAGGGGGCGGTCGTGCTGATGCACGACGCGGGCGGCGACCGCTCGCAGACGGTCGCGGCGCTGGACCGGCTGATCCCGGAGATGAGAGCGCGTGGTTATGAATTCCCGCGTCTGACCGAGGCGTTGGGGGCTCCCGGTCCCCATAAGAGGGTGCATGGGCCGGAGTTGTGGAAGGGCAGTGCCTTCGTGGGTGCGGTCGGGGTGTCCGAGAGCGTCATGGGCGTGCTCGTGGTGGCGCTGATCGCGGCCGGTGTCCTGGTCGCCGCGCGGTTCGCGGCGCTGCTCCTGCTGTCGACGGTCCATGTGCGGCGCGTACGGCGCCTGGACGTGCGATGGCGGCGCGTACGACGGCGAGGCGTACGACCTCGGCACGGGCACGGACCCGAGGGCGGCCACGACGCCGGTTCCGGGCGCCCGGCGGTGACCGCGCCCGTAAGCGTGCTGGTGCCCGCGTACAACGAACGTGAGTGCATCGCCAACACCGTGCGCTCCCTCGCGGCGAGCGACCATCCGCTGGAAGTGCTCGTGATCGACGACGGTTCCACGGACGGCACCGCCGAGATCGTCGAAGCGCTGCGACTGCCGGCCGTGCGCGTGCTGCGCCAGGCCAACGCGGGCAAGGCGGCGGCTCTCAACAACGGCCTGCGGCACGCCTGTTACGACCTGATCGTGATGATGGACGGCGACACCGTCTTCGAGCCCACGACCGTCGGCGAGCTGGTGCAGCCGTTCGCGGACGGGCGCGTGGGCGCCGTCGCCGGGAACGCGAAGGTCGGCAACCGCGGCAGGCTGATCGGCGCGTGGCAGCACATCGAGTACGTGATGGGCTTCAACCTCGACCGCCGCATGTACGACGTGCTGCGATGCATGCCCACCATCCCCGGTGCGGTCGGCGCCTTCCGGCGCCAGGCGCTGGAGCGCGTCGGCGGAATGAGCGACGACACCCTCGCCGAGGACACCGACGTCACCATGGCGCTGCACCGCGACGGCTGGCGGGTCGTGTACGAGGAGCGTGCTCGGGCCTGGACCGAGGCGCCGGGAAGCGTGCGGCAGCTCTGGTCGCAGCGCTACCGCTGGAGCTACGGCACGATGCAGGCGATCTGGAAGCACCGGCGTGCGGTGCTCGAACGAGGCCCGTCGGGGCGGTTCGGCCGTGTCGGGCTGCCCCTGGTGGCGATGTTCACGGTGATCGCGCCGATGCTGGCGCCGCTGATCGACGTATTCCTCGTCTACGGGCTGGTGTTCGGGCCGACGCTGCGCACTGCGGCGGCATGGCTCGGGGTGCTGGCGTTGCAGGGCGCGTGCGCGGCGTACGCGTTCCGCCTGGACCGCGAACGGATGGCGCCGCTGCTGACGTTGCCCCTACAGCAGCTTCTGTACCGGCAGTTGATGTATGTGGTGCTGATGCAGTCGTGGATCACGGCTCTGACGGGCGGGCGGCTGAGCTGGCAGAAGCTGCGGCGCACGGGGCTGCTGAGCGCGGCGCCGCCGGGCCGGGCGCCCGCCGCAGGAACCGTGTCCGCGGTGGTGCCGGACGCTCGGCAGCACGCGCGGGAGCAGCAGCACGCTCGGGAGCAGCACGCACGGGAGAGGAGCGCCGTCGGATGA
- a CDS encoding chloramphenicol phosphotransferase CPT family protein, with the protein MTAGRIIFLNGTSSSGKSSIARELLGILDDGVFFHMAVDGFNAMRTKRSLPQQDLDAALRRTRMGFHRSIAAMAEAGNDVVVDHVLSEPWRLIDCLTVLCPQDVVFVGVHCSREELARREEARGDRPSGLAALQYDVVHQHGDYDFECDTTARSPRECAALIKEFLPHRPRETAFTRLRARYLAVDRKPPEPGDMPST; encoded by the coding sequence ATGACGGCTGGCCGGATCATCTTCCTCAACGGCACCTCCAGTTCGGGCAAGTCGAGCATCGCCCGGGAGCTGCTCGGCATCCTCGACGACGGTGTCTTCTTCCATATGGCGGTTGACGGCTTCAACGCGATGCGCACGAAGCGGAGCCTGCCTCAGCAGGATCTCGACGCCGCTCTTCGGCGGACGAGGATGGGCTTTCACCGCTCGATCGCGGCCATGGCCGAGGCGGGCAACGACGTCGTCGTAGACCATGTGCTCAGCGAGCCATGGCGGCTGATCGACTGCCTGACCGTGCTGTGCCCTCAGGACGTGGTGTTCGTCGGCGTCCACTGCTCACGAGAGGAGCTGGCCCGGCGCGAAGAGGCTCGTGGCGATCGCCCCTCCGGCCTTGCGGCGCTTCAGTACGACGTGGTCCACCAGCATGGCGACTACGACTTCGAGTGCGACACCACTGCGAGGAGCCCGCGTGAATGTGCCGCGCTGATCAAGGAATTCCTCCCGCACCGGCCGCGGGAAACGGCCTTCACCCGCCTCCGCGCACGGTACTTGGCGGTCGACCGCAAGCCACCCGAGCCGGGCGACATGCCGTCCACGTAG
- a CDS encoding phosphotransferase family protein — translation MTTSSQPPSYDSPQPSGDPSAGTLAWAARCLGSGAGAAVRAVRPLSGGSHASTHLLEAVVTQQQAVLRRFPHGDDSAAREAKVLAVLDGLDGFAPRLLGVDPHGEHCGMPAVLITRLPGRADITPDDPDAAAAALGHALARLHAVPATRLSGFRDGMTAIRSSTGPAAAALQGHAERLAAQPRVLTHYDYWSGNVLWHDGMLTGVIDWDGAGLAPRGFDVGWCRLDLALLHGARTTAADSFSAAYRDASGVSSPDEPLWDLYTLARSHRSVETWVPNYAGLGRTDLTPGELRRRHSAWTDRCLGAVGA, via the coding sequence GTGACCACCTCTTCGCAGCCACCGTCGTACGACAGCCCGCAGCCCAGCGGCGATCCGTCGGCCGGGACGCTCGCCTGGGCCGCCCGATGCCTGGGCTCCGGAGCGGGTGCCGCCGTGCGCGCCGTTCGCCCGTTGAGCGGCGGGAGCCATGCCTCGACTCACCTGCTGGAGGCGGTCGTTACGCAGCAGCAGGCCGTGCTGCGGCGCTTCCCGCACGGCGACGACTCGGCGGCCCGCGAGGCGAAGGTCCTGGCGGTGCTTGACGGCCTCGACGGTTTCGCCCCGCGACTGCTGGGCGTCGATCCGCACGGCGAACACTGCGGCATGCCCGCCGTCTTGATCACCCGGCTTCCGGGGCGGGCCGACATCACCCCCGACGATCCGGACGCGGCGGCTGCCGCCCTCGGGCACGCACTGGCCCGCCTCCACGCCGTCCCCGCCACCCGGCTCAGCGGGTTCCGGGACGGCATGACCGCGATCCGCAGCAGCACGGGCCCGGCCGCGGCGGCGTTGCAGGGACATGCCGAACGGCTCGCCGCGCAGCCGCGGGTGCTGACCCACTACGACTACTGGTCGGGCAACGTGCTGTGGCACGACGGCATGCTCACCGGCGTCATCGACTGGGACGGCGCGGGCCTGGCGCCCCGCGGCTTCGACGTCGGCTGGTGCCGCCTCGACCTCGCCCTGCTGCACGGCGCCCGCACCACCGCCGCCGACTCGTTCTCCGCCGCCTACCGGGACGCGTCCGGCGTTTCGTCGCCCGACGAGCCGCTGTGGGACCTCTACACCCTCGCCCGCTCCCACCGCTCCGTGGAGACCTGGGTCCCCAACTACGCGGGCCTCGGCCGCACCGACCTCACCCCCGGCGAACTCCGCCGCCGGCATTCGGCGTGGACTGACCGGTGTCTGGGGGCCGTCGGCGCGTAG
- a CDS encoding lipase family protein, with the protein MGQTSTDHRARTILRHGARLAATAVVALTCVAAQSAPAGAATGPERPVAPDSQVPAFYDPPAQLPDADGALVRSEPLPLGLSLPGPHGPLPGEATRLMYKSTDSGGDPVAVTGAYIEPSADWKGEGPRPMIALAPGTMGQGDQCAASLGLEHPISFNGRSVSVGYEDLAVYRLLAAGVAVVVTDYAGLGATDRLHTYVDRRDEGHALLDAVRAARNLDGASVGERSRVGLYGYSQGGGASASAAELQPSYAPDVKLAGAYAGAPPADLTEVVKGIDGSALAGALGWSINGFLQSDPSLEEIAERNINSEGKAALDDLSTRCIGDAIFSYGFKQSRDWTITGKSLTEIIADEPKLRATLDAQRIGSLKPRTPVRVATGTEDDIVGHEQARGLAVDWCEKGANVTYKPVKLPNLGDGLLTNHVAPLLVDQGDAIGWLTDRLEGKAAGSGCGELPGQP; encoded by the coding sequence ATGGGACAGACCTCCACCGACCACCGCGCACGTACGATCCTCCGGCACGGCGCCCGGCTGGCGGCCACGGCCGTCGTCGCTCTCACATGTGTGGCTGCGCAGTCCGCGCCCGCCGGTGCGGCCACCGGGCCCGAACGTCCGGTCGCGCCGGACTCGCAGGTCCCCGCGTTCTACGACCCGCCCGCGCAACTGCCGGACGCCGACGGCGCGTTGGTCCGCTCCGAGCCGCTGCCGCTCGGCCTCAGCCTGCCCGGACCGCACGGTCCGCTCCCCGGCGAGGCGACCCGGCTGATGTACAAGTCCACCGACTCGGGCGGCGATCCGGTCGCGGTGACCGGCGCCTATATCGAGCCCTCGGCGGACTGGAAGGGCGAGGGGCCCCGCCCGATGATCGCGCTTGCGCCGGGCACGATGGGGCAGGGCGACCAGTGCGCCGCGTCGCTGGGGCTGGAGCATCCGATCTCGTTCAACGGCCGTTCCGTGTCCGTCGGTTACGAGGACCTGGCCGTCTACCGGCTGCTCGCCGCCGGGGTCGCCGTCGTCGTCACCGACTACGCGGGGCTCGGCGCCACCGACCGGCTGCACACCTATGTGGACCGGCGCGACGAGGGCCACGCGCTGCTGGACGCGGTGCGCGCCGCCAGGAACCTGGACGGGGCGTCGGTCGGCGAGCGCTCGCGCGTCGGTCTGTACGGCTACAGCCAAGGCGGCGGCGCCAGTGCCTCCGCCGCCGAACTCCAGCCGTCCTACGCGCCCGACGTGAAGCTCGCCGGTGCCTACGCCGGTGCGCCGCCCGCCGATCTCACCGAGGTCGTCAAGGGCATCGACGGCAGCGCGCTGGCGGGCGCCCTCGGCTGGTCCATCAACGGCTTCCTCCAGTCCGACCCGTCCCTGGAGGAGATCGCCGAGAGGAACATCAACTCCGAGGGCAAGGCCGCCCTGGACGATCTGTCCACCCGCTGCATAGGCGACGCGATCTTCTCCTACGGCTTCAAGCAGAGCAGGGACTGGACGATCACCGGCAAGTCCCTCACCGAGATCATCGCGGACGAGCCGAAGCTGCGGGCCACGCTCGACGCACAGCGCATCGGCTCGCTGAAGCCGAGGACGCCCGTGCGCGTGGCGACCGGCACCGAGGACGACATCGTCGGGCACGAGCAGGCACGCGGGCTCGCGGTGGACTGGTGCGAGAAGGGCGCGAACGTCACCTACAAGCCCGTGAAGCTGCCGAACCTCGGCGACGGCCTGCTCACCAACCACGTGGCGCCGCTGCTCGTGGACCAGGGCGACGCGATCGGCTGGCTGACCGACCGGCTCGAAGGCAAGGCGGCCGGTTCGGGCTGCGGGGAGCTGCCGGGGCAGCCCTGA
- a CDS encoding LLM class flavin-dependent oxidoreductase translates to MSAQSADPRTRQLHLNLFVYPGGHHEAAWRHSVSPDPDRLLDIRFYQDLARAAELAAFDGVFFADGPALADNVRYASRFRLEPFTWLSAVAAATERIGLIATASTTYTEPYNLARLFASLDHLSGGRAGWNIVTTGAPQAARNFGLDAHPVHAERYERARDFLEAVGKLWDSWEDGALVADRRSGLFADTDRIHTVDHEGPLLKVRGPLNIPRSPQGRPVYVQAGSSEDGRAFAARYAEAVFTAHQTLRSGQEFYADIKQRAARLGRDPGKLLVLPGISPFIASTESEARRLHQEFNELTQPEYSLELLHRLLGVRLTQGELDGPVPRELIETGGERGNGSRFQLVLDIVEREQPTVRELLHRLAGARGHRVIAGTPEQVAGQLQQWYEQGAADGFNVMPPWLPGGFDVFAAQVVPILRERGLFRSEYEGGTLREHYGLARPLSRYEAARSAAAPVA, encoded by the coding sequence ATGAGTGCGCAAAGCGCGGACCCCCGCACCAGGCAGTTGCACCTCAATCTCTTCGTCTACCCGGGCGGCCACCATGAGGCGGCCTGGCGGCACAGCGTGTCCCCTGACCCCGACCGGCTGCTGGACATCCGCTTCTACCAGGACCTCGCCCGTGCGGCGGAACTGGCCGCCTTCGACGGGGTGTTCTTCGCCGACGGCCCCGCCCTCGCCGACAACGTCCGCTACGCGAGCCGCTTCCGTCTCGAACCCTTCACCTGGCTGTCGGCCGTCGCCGCCGCCACCGAGCGGATCGGGCTCATCGCGACCGCGTCCACCACCTACACCGAGCCGTACAACCTGGCCCGGCTCTTCGCCTCCCTCGACCACCTCAGCGGCGGCAGGGCGGGCTGGAACATCGTCACCACGGGAGCGCCGCAGGCCGCCCGCAACTTCGGCCTCGACGCACACCCCGTGCACGCCGAACGCTACGAGCGCGCCCGCGACTTCCTCGAAGCCGTCGGCAAACTCTGGGACAGCTGGGAGGACGGCGCGCTCGTCGCCGACCGTCGCAGCGGCCTCTTCGCCGACACCGACCGCATCCACACAGTCGATCACGAAGGGCCGCTGCTGAAGGTGCGCGGCCCGCTCAACATCCCCCGCTCCCCGCAGGGCAGACCCGTCTATGTGCAGGCCGGTTCGTCGGAGGACGGCAGGGCCTTCGCCGCGCGATACGCGGAGGCCGTCTTCACCGCGCACCAGACCCTCCGCAGCGGTCAGGAGTTCTACGCGGACATCAAGCAGCGTGCCGCCCGACTCGGCCGCGATCCGGGGAAGTTGCTGGTGCTGCCCGGCATCAGCCCGTTCATCGCGTCGACGGAGTCGGAGGCCCGACGGCTGCACCAGGAGTTCAACGAGCTTACGCAGCCCGAGTATTCGCTGGAACTGCTCCACCGTCTGCTCGGAGTCCGGCTGACGCAAGGGGAGTTGGACGGGCCCGTTCCGCGCGAGCTGATCGAGACCGGAGGCGAACGCGGCAACGGCAGCCGCTTCCAGCTCGTTCTCGACATCGTGGAGCGTGAACAGCCCACCGTGCGGGAGCTGTTGCACCGGCTGGCGGGCGCTCGCGGCCATCGCGTCATCGCGGGAACGCCCGAGCAGGTCGCCGGTCAGCTTCAGCAGTGGTACGAGCAGGGTGCGGCCGACGGGTTCAATGTGATGCCGCCGTGGCTGCCGGGCGGTTTCGACGTGTTCGCCGCCCAGGTCGTGCCGATCCTGCGCGAACGCGGCCTGTTCCGCAGCGAGTACGAGGGCGGCACGCTACGCGAACACTACGGACTGGCACGGCCGTTGAGCCGCTACGAAGCCGCGCGGAGCGCCGCGGCTCCCGTCGCCTGA
- a CDS encoding ABC transporter ATP-binding protein yields the protein MATDTRELNGGTARARTAVRIQDLERSLGERKILDGLELDIAAGEFVALLGRSGSGKSTLLRALAGLDHGVAGQGLLSAPANVSVVFQDARLLPWKRVLDNVLLGLAGPDAHQRGRAALGEVGLSGRESAWPVELSGGEQQRVSLARSLVREPELLLADEPFGALDALTRIRMHKLLRKLCAAHRPAVLLVTHDVDEAIELADRVAVLEDGRITADVPVELDGAGGHGSREYTALRESLLARLGVDAAERSRDGAAPGEEPFGGEELSGGQAPEDQPTDDQGPGRSGEREKQEVPA from the coding sequence ATGGCGACGGACACTCGCGAGCTGAACGGCGGCACGGCACGTGCCCGTACGGCCGTGCGCATCCAAGATCTGGAGCGTTCGCTCGGGGAACGGAAGATACTCGACGGGCTCGAACTCGACATCGCGGCAGGGGAGTTCGTGGCGCTGCTCGGGCGCAGCGGCTCCGGCAAGTCGACGCTGCTGAGGGCCCTGGCGGGCCTCGACCACGGTGTCGCGGGCCAGGGGCTGCTGAGCGCGCCCGCGAACGTCTCCGTCGTCTTCCAGGACGCCCGGCTGCTGCCGTGGAAGAGGGTCCTGGACAACGTGCTGCTGGGCCTGGCCGGTCCGGACGCACATCAGCGCGGTCGTGCCGCGCTCGGCGAAGTCGGCCTGTCCGGACGGGAGTCGGCGTGGCCGGTGGAGCTGTCCGGCGGTGAACAGCAGCGTGTGTCGCTGGCCCGCTCCCTTGTACGCGAGCCCGAACTGCTGCTGGCCGACGAGCCGTTCGGGGCGCTGGACGCCCTGACCCGCATCCGCATGCACAAGTTGCTGCGGAAGCTGTGCGCGGCGCACCGTCCGGCCGTGCTGCTGGTGACGCACGACGTGGACGAGGCGATCGAACTCGCCGACCGGGTCGCCGTGTTGGAGGACGGCCGTATCACCGCGGACGTGCCGGTGGAGCTGGACGGGGCGGGCGGCCACGGCTCCCGCGAGTACACGGCGCTGCGCGAGTCGCTGCTGGCGCGGTTGGGCGTCGACGCGGCCGAGCGTTCCCGTGACGGCGCGGCACCCGGCGAAGAACCGTTCGGCGGCGAGGAGTTGTCGGGCGGCCAGGCGCCCGAGGATCAGCCGACCGACGACCAGGGACCCGGCCGCTCCGGTGAGCGCGAGAAGCAGGAGGTGCCCGCATGA
- a CDS encoding ABC transporter permease, which translates to MSAATAHTLGRLTGAVRRARPRASAGPRLAPGRPFRFGKALGPVLLLAVWSAGSAAGLIEPRLLSAPWTVVTTAGDLIGDGRLQGHLASSAQRVALGLLFGTLAGLLLAVAAGLSRVGEGLIDGPVQIKRALPSLALVPLLVLWFGIGESMKVVTVALAVFVPVYIHTHNGLRTIDSRYVELAETVRLKRGLFIRHVVLPGALPGFLLGMRFAVTSAWLALVVVEQVNATSGLGYMMELARTYGQTEIIIVGLVVYGLLGLLSDGLVRYAERKVLSWRRTLAS; encoded by the coding sequence GTGAGCGCCGCCACCGCGCACACCCTCGGGCGCCTTACGGGCGCCGTGCGGCGGGCTCGCCCCCGCGCCTCGGCCGGGCCCCGGCTGGCCCCCGGCCGTCCGTTCCGTTTCGGCAAGGCCCTCGGCCCGGTGCTGCTGCTCGCCGTGTGGTCGGCGGGTTCCGCGGCCGGGCTGATCGAGCCGCGGCTGCTGTCGGCCCCGTGGACGGTGGTGACCACCGCGGGCGATCTGATCGGCGACGGACGCCTCCAGGGCCACCTCGCGTCCTCGGCGCAACGCGTCGCTCTGGGGCTGCTGTTCGGGACCCTGGCCGGGCTGCTGCTGGCGGTCGCCGCCGGACTCAGCCGCGTAGGCGAGGGACTGATCGACGGCCCAGTGCAGATCAAGCGGGCACTGCCGTCGCTGGCCCTGGTGCCGCTGCTGGTGCTGTGGTTCGGGATCGGCGAGTCGATGAAGGTCGTCACCGTCGCCCTCGCCGTCTTCGTGCCCGTCTACATCCACACTCACAACGGGCTGCGCACCATCGACAGCCGCTACGTCGAACTGGCGGAGACGGTACGGCTGAAGCGCGGCCTCTTCATACGCCATGTCGTGCTGCCGGGGGCGCTGCCCGGCTTCCTGCTCGGCATGCGCTTCGCCGTGACGTCGGCCTGGCTCGCCCTCGTCGTCGTCGAACAGGTCAACGCCACCAGCGGACTCGGATACATGATGGAGCTGGCACGCACCTACGGACAGACCGAGATCATCATCGTCGGGCTGGTCGTCTACGGGCTGCTGGGCCTCCTCTCCGACGGGCTGGTGCGATACGCGGAGAGGAAGGTGCTGTCATGGCGACGGACACTCGCGAGCTGA
- a CDS encoding ABC transporter substrate-binding protein, translating into MALLAASTAPLLLVSCTQQDGAGTSDAKLAKTEIPAKVSPKTTLTIGAPEDRVLLQLSGAASKLPFKVKWANISGGPQCSEAFRAHSLDLCASAEVPSIHAHWTGLDTKLVAAETRKDPAKNPIYRLGIAPGAGIDSLKDLRGKRIAFSPGQAQGALVLRILHKAGLKKEDVKLVEMPSTGDVYSTALGEHQVDAAPLGAVNLKRYPAKYGKQGGKTIAHGLRDDASHLWAPTETVADPQKAAAVREFVKFWARAQFWAYEHPKEWVDGYAVKDQGLSRQDGEYLHKHNGEPEIPADWDAVIRRQQKTIDLIAKETGRKRFDAATLFDRRFEHVAADALKSSDSGEDSEGEKP; encoded by the coding sequence ATGGCTCTCCTCGCCGCCTCCACCGCACCTTTGCTGCTGGTGAGTTGCACCCAGCAGGACGGTGCTGGAACGTCCGACGCGAAGCTCGCCAAGACCGAGATCCCCGCGAAGGTCTCACCGAAGACGACCTTGACGATCGGCGCCCCCGAGGACCGCGTACTGCTTCAACTCTCCGGCGCGGCAAGCAAATTGCCGTTCAAGGTGAAGTGGGCGAACATCAGCGGCGGCCCGCAGTGCTCCGAGGCGTTCCGCGCGCATTCGCTGGATCTGTGCGCCTCGGCCGAAGTGCCGTCCATACACGCGCACTGGACGGGCCTGGACACCAAGCTCGTCGCCGCGGAGACGCGCAAGGACCCGGCGAAGAACCCCATCTACCGGCTGGGCATCGCGCCCGGCGCCGGAATCGACTCGCTGAAGGACCTTCGCGGCAAGAGGATCGCCTTCAGCCCCGGGCAGGCGCAGGGGGCGCTGGTACTGCGCATCCTGCACAAGGCCGGGCTGAAGAAGGAGGACGTGAAGCTCGTCGAGATGCCAAGCACCGGCGACGTCTACTCGACGGCGCTCGGCGAGCACCAGGTCGACGCGGCGCCCCTCGGTGCGGTCAATCTCAAGCGCTATCCCGCCAAGTACGGCAAGCAGGGCGGCAAGACCATCGCGCACGGCCTGCGTGACGACGCCTCCCATCTGTGGGCGCCTACGGAGACCGTGGCAGATCCCCAGAAGGCCGCCGCCGTAAGGGAGTTCGTCAAGTTCTGGGCGCGTGCGCAGTTCTGGGCGTACGAGCACCCGAAGGAGTGGGTCGACGGCTACGCCGTGAAGGACCAGGGGCTCAGCCGTCAGGACGGCGAATATCTGCACAAGCACAACGGCGAGCCCGAGATACCCGCCGACTGGGACGCGGTGATCCGGCGGCAGCAGAAGACGATCGATCTGATCGCCAAGGAGACCGGCCGGAAGAGGTTCGACGCGGCCACGCTCTTCGACCGGCGCTTCGAGCATGTCGCGGCCGACGCCCTCAAGTCCTCGGACTCCGGCGAGGATTCGGAGGGGGAGAAGCCGTGA
- a CDS encoding oxygenase MpaB family protein, which produces MEQRHPHARSGPAAGPPVPLGPDSLTWKYFGDWRGVLLAPWAGAMQNMHPGLGAGVAEHSRFFEERWQRLFRSLYPIGGVVYDGPRAAETARRVRGYHDTIKGVDEQGRPYHALDPDTFYWAHSTFFMLTLLVADRFGPGLSDGEKRQLFDEHVRWWRLYGMTMRPVPASWPEFQAYWDRMAREVLEDNRPARDVLDISLIARPPALSWMPYAAWRALRGPLARFTVWFTVGLFPEPVRERLGHRWTVRDERRLRRLGRIVHHAWRLVPFRYRYHPRARAGWEREAGLRAADAPQVESPVRNSPLPEEMDSPKHYVPPQAPDLR; this is translated from the coding sequence ATGGAGCAGCGGCATCCGCACGCCCGGTCCGGCCCCGCCGCCGGGCCGCCCGTACCCCTGGGCCCCGATTCGCTCACGTGGAAGTACTTCGGCGACTGGCGCGGGGTGCTGCTCGCCCCCTGGGCGGGTGCGATGCAGAACATGCACCCCGGGCTGGGCGCCGGAGTCGCCGAGCACTCCCGCTTCTTCGAGGAGCGGTGGCAGCGGCTTTTCCGCTCGCTGTATCCGATCGGCGGCGTCGTGTACGACGGGCCGCGTGCCGCCGAGACGGCCCGCCGGGTACGCGGGTACCACGACACGATCAAGGGCGTCGACGAGCAGGGCCGCCCGTATCACGCGCTCGATCCGGACACCTTCTACTGGGCGCACTCGACGTTCTTCATGCTCACGCTGCTCGTCGCCGACCGTTTCGGGCCGGGGCTGAGCGACGGCGAGAAGCGGCAGCTCTTCGACGAACATGTGCGCTGGTGGCGGCTGTACGGGATGACCATGCGGCCCGTGCCGGCGAGCTGGCCCGAATTCCAGGCGTACTGGGACCGGATGGCCCGTGAGGTGCTGGAGGACAACCGGCCCGCCCGCGATGTGCTCGACATCAGCCTCATCGCCAGGCCGCCCGCGCTGTCCTGGATGCCGTACGCGGCGTGGCGTGCGCTGCGGGGGCCGCTGGCCCGATTCACCGTCTGGTTCACGGTGGGGCTCTTCCCGGAGCCCGTGCGTGAGCGGCTCGGCCACCGGTGGACCGTACGGGACGAGCGGAGGCTGCGGCGCCTCGGGCGGATCGTCCATCACGCGTGGCGGCTGGTGCCGTTCAGGTACCGCTACCACCCGCGGGCGCGGGCGGGCTGGGAGCGGGAGGCGGGGCTGCGTGCGGCCGACGCGCCCCAAGTGGAGTCGCCCGTGAGGAATTCGCCGCTGCCGGAGGAGATGGACTCCCCCAAGCACTATGTGCCGCCGCAGGCGCCGGACTTGCGCTGA